A part of Bacteroidales bacterium genomic DNA contains:
- a CDS encoding helix-turn-helix domain-containing protein: MFNKIIDEFCNTVDPENEKSKEETETFTNDVDDVLESIIRKAIDEVGKPVSMMQKEDKLMVAKIIEEKGGFLIKGAINQLANEISVSRYTIYNYLDELKSKKKEEKRNNLK; this comes from the coding sequence ATGTTTAATAAAATTATAGACGAATTTTGCAACACTGTTGATCCAGAAAATGAAAAATCAAAAGAAGAAACAGAAACTTTTACTAATGATGTAGATGATGTTTTGGAAAGTATTATTAGAAAAGCTATTGATGAAGTGGGTAAGCCTGTATCTATGATGCAAAAAGAAGATAAATTAATGGTAGCAAAGATAATTGAAGAGAAAGGAGGTTTTTTAATAAAAGGAGCAATTAATCAATTAGCTAACGAAATTAGTGTCTCTCGTTATACTATTTATAACTATCTTGATGAATTAAAAAGCAAGAAGAAAGAAGAAAAGAGAAATAATTTAAAGTAA
- a CDS encoding RidA family protein, whose product MEKEIISSNRIPTAIGPYSPAVKAENMLFVSGQLPIDPKTGDIVKGDIQLQTKQVLENLTALLELYSINLKEIVKTTVFLKDMNDFTKFNQIYAEYFKEKFPARSCIGITELPKNALIEIEAIAIM is encoded by the coding sequence ATGGAAAAAGAAATTATTAGTAGTAATAGAATTCCTACCGCAATTGGACCTTATTCTCCGGCAGTAAAAGCAGAAAACATGTTATTTGTTTCAGGCCAACTTCCTATAGATCCAAAAACAGGGGATATAGTAAAAGGAGACATTCAACTTCAAACCAAGCAGGTATTGGAAAATTTAACAGCTCTTTTAGAATTGTATTCTATTAATTTAAAAGAAATAGTGAAAACAACTGTATTTTTAAAAGATATGAATGATTTTACAAAATTTAATCAGATTTACGCGGAATATTTTAAGGAAAAATTTCCCGCAAGAAGTTGTATAGGTATAACGGAACTTCCTAAAAATGCATTAATAGAGATAGAAGCAATTGCAATAATGTAA
- a CDS encoding tryptophanase, whose protein sequence is MNKLFDRIKPEPFKIYSVSPLKMTSKNEREKIIKEVNYNVFKIKSQDVFIDFLTDSGTAAMSNAQWSAMMVADEAYGGAKSWYNLESTLNDVFGYKHVLPAHQGRGAEKILFTVMIKPGQYVPNNMHFSPDRVRNSGGIMENLICEEGKKIQSNYPFKGNMDIDKLKNLIKKVGPSNLSFIEITLTCNNNGGQPVSMSNLKEIKAVASEYNLKVILDAARIAENAYFIKIRETGYKNKTIKEIIREICSYSDGCVVSSKKDGMANMGGFVGINDDDLYEQMQSVCLMWEGNITYGGMSGRDMEALAVGYQEVCDFNYLKYRAEQAKYLGDQMQKEGIPIVTPTGGHGVWIDSKNFASHIPPEQYPGIAITTALYIEGGIRACELGNLAFSKRDDETGEIISLPEVDVVRLAIPRRVYTFRHLEYVAAIAGEVFRNSKKLKGFKVKKYPRIKYRTLFLGELSSIEE, encoded by the coding sequence ATGAATAAACTTTTTGATAGAATTAAACCGGAGCCATTTAAAATTTATTCAGTTAGCCCATTAAAAATGACTTCAAAGAACGAACGAGAGAAAATTATTAAAGAGGTAAATTATAATGTTTTTAAGATCAAGTCACAAGATGTTTTTATAGATTTTTTAACGGATAGCGGAACAGCTGCTATGAGCAATGCACAGTGGTCCGCTATGATGGTTGCGGATGAAGCTTATGGTGGGGCAAAAAGTTGGTATAATCTAGAAAGCACTTTAAATGATGTTTTTGGATATAAGCATGTTTTGCCAGCCCACCAAGGGAGAGGAGCAGAAAAAATTCTTTTTACAGTCATGATAAAACCAGGGCAATATGTACCTAATAATATGCATTTCTCGCCTGATCGGGTTCGAAATAGTGGTGGAATTATGGAAAATTTAATTTGCGAAGAAGGCAAAAAAATACAAAGCAATTATCCCTTTAAAGGTAATATGGATATCGATAAATTAAAGAATTTAATAAAAAAAGTTGGGCCAAGCAATCTATCCTTTATAGAGATAACTCTGACCTGTAATAACAATGGAGGCCAACCAGTTTCTATGAGCAATCTTAAGGAAATTAAGGCAGTGGCCTCTGAATATAATTTAAAAGTAATTCTTGATGCAGCTAGGATTGCTGAAAATGCATATTTTATCAAAATCAGAGAAACTGGCTATAAAAATAAAACTATTAAAGAAATTATAAGAGAAATATGTTCTTATTCTGATGGGTGTGTAGTTAGTTCGAAGAAAGATGGTATGGCTAATATGGGGGGCTTTGTTGGGATTAACGATGATGATCTTTATGAACAAATGCAATCTGTCTGTTTAATGTGGGAAGGAAATATTACTTATGGCGGGATGTCTGGAAGGGATATGGAAGCCTTGGCTGTCGGTTATCAAGAAGTGTGTGATTTTAATTATCTTAAATACCGAGCAGAACAAGCTAAATATTTAGGTGATCAGATGCAAAAAGAAGGAATTCCTATTGTAACTCCTACCGGAGGGCATGGTGTTTGGATTGATTCTAAAAATTTTGCTTCTCATATTCCTCCTGAACAATATCCAGGAATAGCTATAACTACTGCGCTTTATATAGAAGGTGGTATTCGTGCTTGTGAATTAGGAAATTTGGCTTTTAGTAAAAGAGATGATGAAACAGGAGAAATTATAAGCTTACCGGAAGTAGATGTGGTTAGACTTGCAATTCCTAGAAGGGTTTACACTTTTAGACATTTAGAATACGTTGCAGCTATAGCAGGAGAGGTTTTTCGGAATTCCAAAAAATTGAAAGGATTTAAAGTAAAAAAATATCCTAGGATAAAATATCGAACTTTATTTTTAGGAGAATTATCATCCATTGAAGAATAA